CATCTCGCCGACGGCGATTCGAGCGCTACGCAAGCACGGCAATCAATGGCTCGACGGGCACGATCTCTCTTCGCTGCGAATCCTCGGTTCGACGGGCGAGCCGTGGGATCCCGAGTCGTGGCGGTGGTTCTACGAGCAGATCGGTCGCGGGGAGTGCCCGATCATGAACATCTCCGGCGGCACCGAGATCATGGGCTGTTTTCTCATGCCGATGCCGATCCAGTCGCTCAAACCCTGTACGCTCGGTGGTCCGGGGCTGGGGATGGACGTCGACATCGTCGATTCTTCCGGCGAGTCGGTCGCCGACGATCACGATCGCGGGTTCCTCGTCGCCCGCGACTCGTGTCCGAGCATGACGAAATCGCTCCTCGCCGGCGACGACCGCTACTTGGAGGAGTACTGGTCGACGTGGGACGACTGTTGGGACCACGGCGACTGGGCACAGAAGGATGCCGACGGGTTCTGGTTTCTCCACGGGCGTGCGGACGACGCGCTCAACGTCGCCGGCCGAAAGGTCGGTCCGGCCGAGGTCGAGGGTGCCGCGATGGAACACGACGACGTCAATCAGGCCGCGGCGATCGGCGTTCCCGACGAGACGATCGGAACCGCCGTCGTTCTCTACGTCGTCGTCGAACCCGGTGCCGACGAGTCCGACCAGCTTCGAGACGAGATCCGGTCAGTCGTCGGTGACGAGCAGGGAAAACCGTTCCGTCCGCGTGAAGTCCTGTTCGTCGACGAGTTTCCGAAAACCCAGTCCGGAAAGATCGTACGCCGCACGATTCAGACCACGTACACCGGCGGCGAGCAGGGTGATCTTTCGAGTATCGAGAATCCGGACGCACTCGACGCACTCGAGGAGGCGCGGTGACGATGGCGACGGTACCGACTCGAACGAGTGCCAGCGCGTGTGACGCTCTCCCGACGGGGGTTCGATAAACGGATGACCGACGTCCGAATCGTCGGCGCTGGAATGACGTCGTTCGGCGACCACGCCGATCGAACGGGTCGCTCGCTGTTCAGCGACGTTGCGCGTCGCGCGCTCGAGGACGCGTCACTCTCCTCGGACGCCGTCGACGAGCTGTTCTTCTCTTCTTTCGCGGGAGAACTGTCCGAGTCTCAGAGTCATCAGGCCCCCCTGATGGCTTCGGCAGCCGGTGTCTCGGCCCCGGCGACGCGCGTCGAGGCCGCCTGCGCCTCCGGTGGCGCTGCCGTTCGTCAGGCGGTGACGTCGATCCGGGCCGGCGTCGCCGACGTCGTTCTCGTCGGCGGTGCCGAAAAGCTCACTCACCTCTCGACGCCGGACGCGACCGACGCGCTGTCGCTCGCGGCGGACGAGCGGTGGGAAACCCGAATCGGAACGACGTTTCCCGGAGCCTACGCGCTGATGGCGAGAGCGTATCTCGAGCGCTTCGACGCCGACCGGGAAGATCTCGCTCACGTGGCCGTCAAAAACCACGCGAACGCCGTCGACAACGAACTCGCGCAGTACCGAAACGAGATCGACGTCGAAGACGTTCTCGAGGCGCCGATCGTCTCGGAACCGCTCGGGCTGTACGACTCGTGCCCGTTGACCGACGGTGCGGCCGCCCTCGTTCTGGCCAGCGACGACGTCGTTCGGTCGCGCGACCTCTCCGCGCCGGTGGAGATCGCGGGCATCGGTCAGGCGAGCGATCGTCTCTCGCTGCAAGAACGCGAGTCGCTGTGTGAAACGCCGGCGACGGAGACCGCTGCGAGACGCGCGTACGCCGCTTCCGGTATCGAACCGACGGACGTGGATCTCGCGGAGGTACACGACTGCTTCACCATCGCGGAGATTCTGGCGATCGAAGGGCTCGGATTCGCGGAGATCGGCGAGGGAGGTCGCGCCGCTCGAGACGGAACGACGACCGCGACGGGGACGATACCGGTCAATCTCTCGGGCGGTCTGAAGGCGAAGGGACATCCCGTCGGCGCAACCGGGGTTGCACAGGTCGTCGAACTGGTAAAACTCCTGACCGGCGTCCACGCGAACGCCGACGCCGTCCCCGATTCGAGCGTTGGACTCGCTCACAACGCGGGCGGAACGGTCGCTTCGGCGGTCGTCTCCGTCCTCGAGGTGGTCGAATGAACGGCGAGGTCGGTCTCGAGGAGTGGCTGGACGCGGTGGCTCTTGGTGACGGCTACTACCACCGCTGTTCGTCGGGGCACTCGACGCTCCCTCCGGGCGACCGCTGTCCGGAGTGCGGTAGCGGACTCGAACGACGACCGCTGCCGTCTCGCGGCGAACTGCGTTCGTACACCGTCTCGAACGTTTCGACGCCCGAGTACGACGATCAGACGCCACTCGGGATCGGTATCGCAACGTTCGGATCGGTCGACGTGACCGCACGGTTACCGGCGGTCGAATCCGGCAGGCTCGAGACGGGAACGACCGTCCGTCTGTCCGTCGAGGAACGACGGTCGGACGGCTCTCGAATCCCGGTCTTCCGACTCGATCGGTAAACGAACGGTTCGAACGTGGCGTCAGGCGAGTTGGCGCGCGCGGAGTATCGAAGCGGAGGTTACATGGCGATCCGTCACCGATAGCTACTGCATGGCCGACATCGAGAACCGATCGGTACTTTCACGAACGACAGGCCACGAGACGGCGCTCGCCTGTCTCGAGGCCGGAATCGAGGCCGCACATCCGGACAACCTCGTCGCCGAACGACTCTCGCTCGAGGGCGACGAACTCACGATCGACGGCTTCGGTACCGGGCGAACGGTGTTCGACCTCGAACGGTACGACGACGTGGTTCTCGTTGGCGGCGGGAACGCCGCCAGCCAGCTCGCCAGCGCGGTCGAGGACCTCCTCGGCGAGCGAATCGGCGGGGGCGCTGTCGTCACCGACGATCCGGTCGGGACGGATCGCATCGACGTCTTCGTCGGCGACCATCCGGTTCCGAGCCGTCGCGGCGTCCGCAACGCCGATCGCGTCCTCGAACTCGCACAGAGTGCAACCGAAGACGACCTCGTGATCGCCTGTCTGACCGGCGGTGGGAGTGCGTTGCTCCCGGCTCCGGTCGATTCGATCTCGCTTTCAGAGTTGCAGACGACGACCGATCGGCTGCTCGCGTCCGGCGCGACGATCCACGAGATCAACGCCGTCCGAAAGCACTGTTCGCTGATCAAAGGCGGCCAACTCGCACGCGGCGCGTCTCCCGCGACCGTCGTCGGCCTGGTGGTAAGCGACGTGGTTGGCGACGATCCGAGTGTCGTCGCGAGCGGACCGACCGTTCCGGATTCGACGACGTACGAGGACGCGATCGCCGTCTTCGAGCGGTACGATCTCGACGTCCCGGACGCCGTTTGGACCCACCTTCGAAACGGCCTCGACGGCTCGGTACCGGAGACGCCCGGACCGGACGATCCGCTGTTCGAGCGCGTCTCGACGCACGTTCTCGGAAACAATCGAACCGCCCTCGACGCGGCCGCCGAGGCGGCCGCCGCCCGCGGTTACGAGCCGGTCGTCCTCTCGTCTCGAGTCCGGGGTGAAGCGCGCGAGGCCGCGCTCACCCACGTCGCGATCGCGGAGGAGTGCCGGACGACGGGAGATCCGGTTGCGCCACCCGCCGTTTTTCTCTCGGGTGGCGAAACGACGGTGACGCTGGGCCAGGAGTACGGCACCGGCGGCCCCAATCAGGAGTTCGTCCTGAGCGCCGCCGTCGAACTCGAACTGGACGGCGTCGTCGTCGCCGCGGTGGACACCGACGGCATCGACGGGGCGACCGACGCGGCCGGCGCGATCGCGGACGCGTCGTCGGTGGACACAGTCGAGGGAAGGACCGCGCTCGAGTCGAACGATTCGACGACCGCGCTTTCCCAAGCGGGCTCGATCGTTCGAACGGGACAGACGGGAACC
This genomic stretch from Natrarchaeobius halalkaliphilus harbors:
- a CDS encoding thiolase domain-containing protein, yielding MTDVRIVGAGMTSFGDHADRTGRSLFSDVARRALEDASLSSDAVDELFFSSFAGELSESQSHQAPLMASAAGVSAPATRVEAACASGGAAVRQAVTSIRAGVADVVLVGGAEKLTHLSTPDATDALSLAADERWETRIGTTFPGAYALMARAYLERFDADREDLAHVAVKNHANAVDNELAQYRNEIDVEDVLEAPIVSEPLGLYDSCPLTDGAAALVLASDDVVRSRDLSAPVEIAGIGQASDRLSLQERESLCETPATETAARRAYAASGIEPTDVDLAEVHDCFTIAEILAIEGLGFAEIGEGGRAARDGTTTATGTIPVNLSGGLKAKGHPVGATGVAQVVELVKLLTGVHANADAVPDSSVGLAHNAGGTVASAVVSVLEVVE
- a CDS encoding Zn-ribbon domain-containing OB-fold protein is translated as MNGEVGLEEWLDAVALGDGYYHRCSSGHSTLPPGDRCPECGSGLERRPLPSRGELRSYTVSNVSTPEYDDQTPLGIGIATFGSVDVTARLPAVESGRLETGTTVRLSVEERRSDGSRIPVFRLDR
- a CDS encoding glycerate kinase type-2 family protein, translated to MADIENRSVLSRTTGHETALACLEAGIEAAHPDNLVAERLSLEGDELTIDGFGTGRTVFDLERYDDVVLVGGGNAASQLASAVEDLLGERIGGGAVVTDDPVGTDRIDVFVGDHPVPSRRGVRNADRVLELAQSATEDDLVIACLTGGGSALLPAPVDSISLSELQTTTDRLLASGATIHEINAVRKHCSLIKGGQLARGASPATVVGLVVSDVVGDDPSVVASGPTVPDSTTYEDAIAVFERYDLDVPDAVWTHLRNGLDGSVPETPGPDDPLFERVSTHVLGNNRTALDAAAEAAAARGYEPVVLSSRVRGEAREAALTHVAIAEECRTTGDPVAPPAVFLSGGETTVTLGQEYGTGGPNQEFVLSAAVELELDGVVVAAVDTDGIDGATDAAGAIADASSVDTVEGRTALESNDSTTALSQAGSIVRTGQTGTNVNDLRVFVVDSNR